In Rhizobium sp. ARZ01, a genomic segment contains:
- a CDS encoding cytochrome c: MKLKTIAAAAALAVLGASAVIAADEPQVARQQMMKKVGGAMGALAGIAKGEKPYDAEIVKASLSTMSDVSKTFADQFPAGTEAGAETEASPKIWENMDDFKAKTAQLGKAAEATLASLPADQAGVAAALGPIGKDCAACHETYRIKK, encoded by the coding sequence ATGAAGCTGAAGACAATCGCGGCCGCCGCCGCCCTTGCCGTACTCGGTGCCAGCGCAGTGATCGCGGCAGACGAGCCGCAAGTTGCCCGCCAGCAGATGATGAAGAAGGTCGGTGGGGCAATGGGTGCACTGGCTGGCATCGCCAAGGGCGAGAAGCCCTATGACGCCGAGATCGTCAAGGCCTCGCTCTCGACGATGAGCGACGTCTCCAAGACGTTTGCCGACCAGTTCCCCGCCGGGACTGAAGCCGGCGCAGAGACGGAAGCAAGCCCGAAGATCTGGGAAAACATGGATGACTTCAAGGCCAAGACTGCGCAGCTCGGCAAGGCGGCTGAGGCAACCCTTGCATCGCTTCCGGCCGACCAGGCTGGTGTTGCCGCGGCTCTTGGGCCGATCGGCAAGGACTGTGCTGCCTGTCATGAGACCTACCGGATAAAGAAGTAG
- a CDS encoding cytochrome c, with amino-acid sequence MRFRTFAAVVLVAAVAGVGSYLSITTPQRMPGETWDGLGEPNLENGERVFWAGGCASCHAAPGATDENRLVLAGGAPLKSLYGTFYPPNISPDPAAGIGSWTLSEFGDAMVRGVGKKGEHLYPSFPYASYARMTPRDINDLYAYLKTLPESANVAPAHALSFPFNQRILLGGWKFLYLDDKPRVTLAKPDAKVEQGQYLVEGPGHCGECHTPRDALGGMKPDLWLAGAPNPEGGQGRVPNITPGEKGMRGWTESDIAYYLETGFTPDFDSVGGAMVAVQKNMARLPAADREAIAAYLKAIPAH; translated from the coding sequence ATGAGATTTCGCACTTTTGCGGCCGTTGTGCTGGTCGCTGCGGTCGCGGGCGTCGGTTCGTATCTGTCGATCACGACGCCGCAGCGAATGCCGGGGGAAACCTGGGATGGGCTGGGCGAGCCCAACCTTGAGAACGGTGAGCGGGTATTTTGGGCCGGCGGCTGTGCAAGCTGTCACGCAGCTCCTGGGGCAACGGATGAGAACAGGCTGGTGCTCGCCGGCGGCGCGCCGCTGAAAAGCCTCTATGGGACGTTCTATCCGCCAAACATCTCCCCCGACCCCGCCGCCGGCATCGGCAGTTGGACGCTGTCGGAGTTCGGCGACGCGATGGTGCGCGGTGTCGGAAAGAAGGGCGAACACCTCTATCCGTCCTTTCCCTATGCTTCCTATGCCAGGATGACGCCGCGCGACATCAACGACCTCTATGCCTACCTGAAGACGCTGCCGGAGAGCGCCAATGTCGCGCCGGCGCACGCGCTGTCGTTTCCGTTCAACCAGCGCATCCTGCTTGGTGGCTGGAAGTTCCTCTATCTTGACGACAAGCCGCGTGTGACGTTGGCCAAGCCCGATGCGAAGGTCGAACAGGGCCAGTATCTGGTGGAAGGCCCCGGCCATTGCGGCGAATGCCATACACCGCGCGACGCACTCGGCGGCATGAAACCGGATCTGTGGCTTGCGGGTGCGCCGAACCCCGAAGGCGGCCAGGGGCGGGTGCCCAACATCACCCCGGGCGAGAAAGGCATGCGCGGATGGACCGAGAGCGACATCGCCTACTACCTGGAAACCGGCTTCACCCCCGATTTCGATTCGGTCGGCGGCGCGATGGTAGCGGTGCAAAAGAACATGGCCAGATTGCCGGCGGCGGACCGCGAAGCGATCGCGGCCTATCTGAAGGCGATCCCCGCCCATTGA